AACATGATGAAAACCAGGAAGAGTTGACAGTTTTCCACTTGTCACCAGAGCTGAAGAACTTTGCTGGCTAGAATCCTGAGGTGTCTTAAAGCTAACTGGTAGGTGAGAAAAAGAACTAGTAGGCAAGCCTGTGCTCATCAGTCCGGGAGAAGTCTCCACCTTGGGTGCTTCTGTGCAGAGTCGTTTATGGGAAGTGGTTTCCTGACATTCTTCTAGATCAAAGGAGTGATCTCTTTTGCATGGCTGTGGTGCTATTTTGGGATAAGAATTCAGGATCGGCAGGTAATTAGTGGAgtcatttctctttttcccaaCAGGGTGAGGATTAATGGGAGGTGGGATTGATGGACGAAGAAACACTagctgtggctgagctggaATCACTTCAAAAGATGGCTGCACGGTCCAAGACTGGAGCTGTGATGAACTCCCCTGAGAAgcacaaacagggaaaaaaaaacacaagtcTTACAAAAATATTGTAGAAGAcgataaaaacaaatttaaacaaaacaggTGGACTGTGCCATTTTTCTACATTTGATATATACTGTCCAATGATATATACTGTGTTATGAAGAGTTTGCTATTAAATtcatccttctccttctctgacAATGGAGTGTAATGCTGGAAATAAAGCTGTAATCCATAAGCCTTTTACTATGCAACAgcagatatatttaaaaacaattcaaTCTGAATTTATATATGCTTTCCTAAGTGAGGATTACAGTGAAAGCTTATATTGTAAAATGTTCATTAAAAAGTTCGACCCAGACTTGGGGTCAAACTACAAGTGcacaggaaagctgaaaaataattaagctTTCTGTTATGAAAAATCTTAAGAGTCAAGGAAAGATTGCACACACATTTTAGGAACAATTCAGGCTCCCTCTTAGTTGAAGGGTATCAACTCAAATCTTCTCAAAACTATCCTTATAGCAAGATTTTGAAATGGTTATTTAAGATACACAACAGCTGTTCAGGAAGTCTTGTAATTTGAAGTACAACACACAGTTTCATTGAATTTAAAActaggaaacagaaaacaaaaaaaaaggctgaatatcaaacaatgcaaaaagaaaagtctgCTGTAAGCCCAGAGTAGTTTAACTTCATACCTCTGGGAAAACAGTGTGCATTGATAAaccttaaaagcattttatttcaagaacaACGCCCAAGGCTTTATTCCCTCCCACGAGCCATACTCTGGAATATAGGGTAAAACATCCATTTTTACAAGACATTACCTCTTTTTCCTCCAACACCTTACTACAGATCTTCATGAGATTTTCTGGCCAAAAACATGATTGCTTTTCTCCAAAGACATCAAATGGTCTAGTAAGAGACACTATTTATTTCTAAAGCAAAATCTCACTTCTTAGTATATTTCAGCCATCACCACTACAATTATACTAATATATCGTCAGCTGCTTTTTCAATTCCTTTCGACTTGGAACACAACTGGCAGGCCTGCTGAAGGCACAGTTTTTAGCTACcacaaatatatattattatttttagtctATATTAAGTAATCTGAAATCCATATCCTATCCACCAGTCTCGTAAGTTTTAAACTGGCAAATGTTAACATGCTTTGTTAAAGTCCATTCCCCCAGTAAAGGACTTGGAACTTACCAAAAGCAGGTATTACCCACTGATTAGGACACTGAGACTTGGAGATAACATTCAATTACCTACTCTGACACAATGTTTCTTTGGTTCAGTGGGCAAGATGCTTATGGAATAGGGGTACAGAACAGCTacctgtaaaaataaatattactaCCTTaacacagaagaaagaacattcaaaataaaagtatCTGGAGATGTAAGAAGTGAGGAAGCATATAAATACTGTAGCTATACATACACAGGACAGAACATGTAGCCTTAAGGAGCAGGGGTTTGGAGCCAGAAGTTGCCATTTACTGCTGAACAGCACCTAGCATGGCAGAGCCCCATAATCATTGAGGCCAAAAGAGCAGTGGTAACTGTTGGTTACCACTGTTGGTAACTGTTTATCTTgctcttggggttttttcctatcGCggttctttcttcttttccttctcacatAGCACTCTGGTCTAGTTCTCCTACTCAACATCTCATTTTCAGTGGAGAAGGCCACTTTTATTTTACTAACTCTGCAAATTGTgtgttttgttgcatttttaaatgaaagctaACTTCTTGATGTATCAGTGTCACTTGCCTAAAAAGCCTTCCCACTTATTAATGACTTCTACAAGACTTACAGAAACCTTACTACAATCAGCACTGGCATTAATCAccacctgatttttttttttagcagcatTACTGTTAGCTGTTTACATTCTGAAACTGGGCCAGCAGGTAACCACCACTGTAGAGCATCACAGTGATTCCAGGACAGAAGGATGATGCTGATGGAAACTGAAACTGGAAGAAATAAACAGCAGGAActgaatgctgcttttttttctttggtccAGCAAGCCCAACTCAGCACGGTGTTGAAAAGaccattttaaaaagatgaCCTAAAAGATGAGCTAACTAGGCATaatgaaaaaaggcagaaagacaTTTCATTATTATTCTGACCTAGACTTGTTGCTTTCCTTTATTGTAGTAAACATTTTTCAATTTGACATTATTGTCTTTAATCATACATAGTTAGGTATTATGATGCACTGCTCAAGAGAACCATGTGTGGACATTTTAGCCATCTCCAACTCTTCCTTgccaaatttcctttttcctataTTACCAGggtttatatatacatatatatatatatatatatatatatatatatatgtggttggattttttaaatatctctcTATATATAAGCTACTTAttagctgctgcttcttcttaTTAGCAATACAACTTGGAGTTTAACACCGGAATCACTGCAGGTAATGTCTTAATTTCTGTGCTCTGGGCCAAAGGCTATCAGCCTTTGGTGAAGCTTGGCTATTCCTGACTTTACATATAAAAACTTCAGCATTTGCTTACATAGTATTTTGTCCACACACCTAGGAATGTGActataaaatgaaattgtttctTGCCAAGATAAAGCACGATGCTCAGAGAGCAGAATCACCTCCCCTATAACTGCATAATCTGCTAAATACTAACAGTGAATATTAGGCCTTGCTTGCTGTCATAACAGGTTCAGTAGAAAAAGAATCaggatttatattctttttcccccttcctaCTGTATTCTCAGAAGTATTCTAGTAAAAACCATTGAAGAACTTGTGCTCTGCTCCAAAAATGAGCGAGTACAGAGCAGGAGGTCTAATAATATGACCGTACTTTGGACTTCTTATACCTTCTGTTAAAATGTTAAAGTTACACAGGAGGTCTCACAGATGTGCTGGAGGAACTATATATCACAAAAATACTGGAGAACATAAATAGGAACTGTACTTCTTGCAACGTGAGCCATCACATGCAATTAAGTGAAACAACTATTAAAGTACAACAGTAACTTCAAGTACCACAGCTAACTTCAGATAAGgatttaactttttaatttataaCATTCTGGATTAGTGTTTCCCACTGAAGCACTTCTAGAACCTAAGAATAAGGAAACAAACCTATCATCCTACTTCACCATCTTTTTTGCATAAAAAGACAACAGCAGCTTTAAAAGCAAATCACCTTTTTCTGTTTAATCTTTGGTGCTATTCACATAACATTATTGAAGATGTATTTTGGGGGGATCCCTTTGAGACAAAGAGGTTTAGTAGATAGAGATGGAGCAGAGTATCTCTATTTCACATTCCATCTTAGATTTTGAGAGGCAGATTCCAGCTGCCTCTCAAAAGAGCTGAGAATCATACTAGAAATTCTTAAATCAccagttttttttctggactgCAACAACATTGCAAAAtcttttttgaaaggaaaaatgtgctttaaaaaaattaagaatgtGCAATATTTTTCAAGATGTGATTTCTTCCCTACCTGCTTAACCAACACATTTTTCATAACAACCATAGGAGACAGTGCAGGAAAGGAGCTGCTTGTGGTCCTCGGACATTGCCAAGATCCATCCTCTGCATTCCAACACAGTGCGTTCAGCACATCCTCGGAGTCCGTTTGCTCCATAGCACTTGGGCATTCTGAACTTCCATCTGCCAGATGCAGAATTCAGTTGTTAGTTGTTCCACATGCAACATGCTTACTACTGCCTTTCAGTTCTAATATTCTGTCTCCTTCAACCAAGTCACAAAGAACAATAAAGTTTAGTTCTGTAATATCAACAAAATTAAAGCTGCTATGACAGCTGTCAGACGGCCTCTAATAAAAGGCTTTCTATCTCAGGTCAGTTCTTATACAGAAATTTTCTCCCACAGAAATCTAttactttctgttcttttttactTGGTCTCTAAGGGACTGAGTAGTATCATCAAGGTTGCATTAGTCCAAAAACTGATACAGGAAAGCACTACAGGCTCCAGCATTGCCACATCCATAGTTTGTGATGCAGGCATTTTGTGTCTTGAAATTTTCTATCTAAAACCCAGTGAAGCAGGTATCTTTCAtagaagtacttttttttttcttgtttaaaggTAATTTTTGCAAAGTTTTGGTGACTACTAAAATGGCACACCATGGCTATTATCTTACTGATGTTATAACAATTACCCTCTGGTTTATCAGGCTCTACTGGCAATATGGTCAGATCGTAAGAGACACGGGGCAACTTAATCCAACAATTCATTCATCAGtgcaaagaaaaagtaattttgacaTCTCCACTTCTAGACTCTAAAGTGTAAGATTATTCCATTAATTCTAAATTCCCATGCCATTCAAATTCACAGGATGAACTTTGTAATTTGGTAATGTTCCATTTCAAAAAACTTTGGTGGTAGGATGATTGCAGGTGAAACCTATCTTGCACAGAAAGGCCCTCCAAGGTAATCATACACAAACTGGAAGGGGTTACTCAGATTTGTTAAATGTCACCAATTAAAGCACAGCCTCAGCACAGTAACACACAAAAAAGGTAACACAGTGTTTTTCTAAACCTGAATATCCGGAGTCTTTGTCAGATTCAGCTGCCGCCATACTGAAGCGATGGTTGAAGCTCTTCATTTCTGTCACTCTGCCCAACAACTGCTCACAAGTGTCAGTAGATGACTATTTTCTCCGAGTGTTTCCATAGTGCCATGGGCAGTTTTTAACACCTTTTCCATTGAGGAACTACAAAAACAGTTAAGAACAAAAGAAGGTCTTTATCTGAATCTAAACAAAGTTCCATCAGTATAAGACAACAGTGGAGTGATCTAACTGCAGACTTCAAGAAATATCTCAAAATCCTGAAAGAATGAAATTCACACCAAAAGCTAATGTATTGGACATGTCTTTCCACCccaaaaaggtaaaacaaactaaaaattaaaggctataaacagcatttatttcaaGAATTGGAATTACTCAGGGCATTATTTATCTTACGAAAGCTTTGTTGTCAAGAGCTGAATTGCAAAACAAGACAGTTGTGCTGGGTGAAGCTCTTACGACAAATACAGCTGAACCTGCAAAACTGTGGTTTTGCTAACAGTTTGTTTCATTCTCAAGAGAACTGTAAGTcatcagaggaaagaatgagtGATCAGTGAACACACTGGGGGCTAAAGAAATCTATGCTGCTAAAAGAGCAACACACTGCTAGGGGAGACAGAGCCTTAGAAATGCCCACACCCagaatgaaaacactgaaaggCTGAAACTAAAAGCTatgaaaaacagtaaaatgtaGTAACATTATGGTCTCCCACATTACATACTTCTCACAACCTTCAGTTGCTTTCTGAGGGTAGGCAGCATCCAGTAAGACTAAGTTTCTGCTTCTCTTAAAGAAGGTAATTGTGAAATTGGCTATCAGAAAACTGACAGAATTAAGTGCAGAAATTTTTCTACTATTAtttgtagaaattattttcctaaaaagTAACCCACTGAAGTTATGTCTCAATGTtaagttttatatttaaattacaaaaccaGGAACTCAGGAGTCTGCAACACGGTCAGGCCAGCAGTCCATCAGCAGCAATATGCAGTACAAGCTGCTTCAAATGGCACTGCAACAGACATTCTGGAATAATCTACACCAAAATGCAAGTTTCTTCTTCAGGTCCTGCCAACTTTGCTATAAATGTGCTCCAAAATACTGAGACTTAGCACCAGTATTGAATTCTGAAATGGGAATATGACTGTCTATTACAAGAATAATGGAATTATggtcagcagaagaaaatttgcTCCAGTAGCTACTTGCATCACTTTTACTTTCCATCTTCAGTcacacctgcctgcctgctaACAGGTATGGAACAAACATGGTTACATGAGCGCAACCCAGATGCTATCCTTGCCATGGAAGAAGTGGTTTAAGTCCTGATCCACGCTTTCATCACTTAACCCTTTCcgaaacaaatgtattttttgaagAAAGTGATAAGCAGAAATGCTGATCTAAAATAGAACTCCAAAACCCTCTCAAACCAAAACAATCAACAGAAAGAGGGCTAGAAATAAAGTAAGAACACCTCATCTGCCAGCTTTGCATCAAGTGAAGCTTTGGGAAGAGCTGACAGCATCTTCTctcacagcaaaagcaaaacatcaCAACCACAACcgaaaataaacaaaccagaAGTGCCACTCCCCCGAGGCACGGGCGTGAGAAACCTCTCGCTCATCCCCGGGCCAGAGCCGCccccccgggcccggcgggcAGGACCTCCGCCGCGCACCGCCTTTACAAGCGGGCGCTCACACCGTGGTCCAGGGCCGTCCCTCCCCCTGGTCCCACCCAACCGCCTCGCGGGCCCACACGCCAGACTGCTGCGGCACGAGAGCCCGCTCAGGCGGCCCGAGCCACTCGGTTGCCGGTCCCGAGCCACCGCCCCGCCACACGGCGAGGCGCAGCAGGTACAGCACAGTCCCGGGGCCCGAGGGCCGCCACCGCTCGCTcgcggccgccgctcccgccggccgggccgggccgggccgccccTCACCTGGGCGCGGGGCCGCCACAGCTCAGCCGCGCCGCGCATGCGCCACACCCGTCCCGGGCACGCCCCGCCCTCACGGCCGCCGAGGGCgagcgcggccgccgcgccccgAGCGCGCATGCGCAGAGCCGGCTGGCGGGAGCGCGCGCCGTACGGCGGGCGGGCGCGTGAGGGAGCCGGGAgtttgggatgctgctgggccTCCCGAATGCTgtacaaaaaccccacagctctTCCCCACGCAGAAGGTCAGACATTTGTGCAGCCTCTCTCAGTCCATGAATGAGGAAATATGAGGAATGCAGCATCAAAGAGGTCTCAAACTCGTCTCAAAGAGGGAAAACACGGCAAAaaaaggaatcacagaatcaattaggttggaaaagacctcggGTCATCGAGTtcaacctatgacctaacaccaccatgtccactACACCACAGCACTAAGTGctacatccagtcttttcttaagACACTTTCAGGtatggtgactccatcacctcctcGAGCATCCTGTTCAATGTCTAATaatcctttctgtgaagaaattccttctcATCTCTAACCTGAACCTCCTCgggcacagcttgagactgtcctcttgtcctgtctctaGTTGCTGGGAGAGCAGGCGAAACCCCACATGGCTACAGCCTCCTTGtgagagtgataaggtcacccctgagtctcctttttttctgggcTGAACACccctttctgctcctcacagaaCTTGTGCTCTAGGTCCTTCACCACCTTCATTACCCTTCTCCtgactcactccagcacctcaatgtcctttcCTGAAGGGAGAgacccagaactgaacacagaacTCAAGGTCTGGTTTCACCAGTGCCAtgtacaggggaagaatcacttTTTCCTGTCAtgagtgaaaacaaaaaaaatcaaccaactTTTGCATGGTTGGGAAGTGTATAATACATGGATTTGGTTTACATGAACTGCATATAAACCAAGGGCAAATAAATAGGAGGAAGTGAATCCCTGGTTCAATGAAAAAAACTAGAGTAGCTATTTTGTTCTGAGAACTGCATAAATGCTACCAGCACCCAGAAATCTGTcagaatattttgcatttgggcaaatatgaaaaaaatgaaagccatTCCATTAGAGAAAACTGAATAGGCTGTGTGGAAGACCTGagcaaatacaaaattaattccttaaaTAGAAATCGAAAGAAACACTTCCATTGTTATGATGGTCTTGTTAAAGAACCTGAATTATGCTGATTAAAGAGGTCAACAAGATCTAAGAAATTCCTgagtgaaaaagagaaggatcTTTAATCTCAGCATAGTCTCATAAACAACATGCCAAATGCAACACAAAAATGTCTGAGGTTACATGAAATGACaccatcatttaaaaaaatacgGCACAGTTGGGTTCCAGTCCTACCAATCTGAAATGCTGTGAGAGAACTCTAGTGACTCTTATTCTTAGGGTGTAGTTTTGAGCACATAAATGCCAGAGTTGGCTCTGATTACATCTAAGCTGTAGTGTGAGATGTGTGATCTCTAGACTCTGGATTTGGATCCCTTACTGTTCAGGAGTTTTGAGTTCTGAGGAAAAGCATATTAAGAATGCTGTTGTATCATCTTATTTGAGCAGGCATGGTCCTGGGTTGCCTTGTACCCAGAAACAACCCTTACTGTCCTCCACAGAGGCCGGATTTCTCAGGGTATGGAGTATGTGTGGCTGCTCAGTGaaaacagctcagcagagagcaagTAGCCTGTGTTTGGGACAGACAACCTGCTCTTCAGTTTAGGTGATTCAGAACAGATTTGGAATATGTGATACCAGGCTTTCATCCAAGGGGCAGCAGGTAGGATAACTGAAATACTACACTGTTTAATAGAGAAGTTTTCCTGGATAGTCAAGGTAAAcctttttctaaataaatgaaatcttaTCACCCAAATTGTCCCTGGATTAAGTTGATTTAAATCTTAGGTTTATATTGAACATCATCTAAATTCTTCCTCCTCCAGATATGCTGTTTTTGtagttttattaatatttctgtcattgccccttctctctcttttcatttaatttgatTCTTCATTGATCCGAGGTCACATTTACTGTGCGAGTTCAGTGATTACAGTCAGTGGCAACaggatgttttcctttttccttatgTTATACAGTGGTTGATTTGTTTATCCTAAAGGTGAGTGTTTTGACAAATAAGAATTAACTTTTTGTTCACTTCCCTGTTTATTCTGGTCATACAACAGGAAATGAGTGAAAAGAATGTCAGTGAAGTATGACTGCATGTTTATTCAGTGTAGGTGTTTCAacacttattaaaaaaaggtgttgaatattttctttcaggagaAGATGCAGAAATCATCTTTCATGGCTTAAGAGTGACAAAGGCAAGTTTTTATCTAATTAGGTGGTTAAATAATGTGTGCTTACTGAACAGTTAATAAAGGTGTTGATACATTGACTTCATAAATGCTTGTGGGACAAAGAATCTTTTGTCCTAACACGGCAGTAGAAAGAAATGTTTGGCAAACTTTGGAAGTAAAGCATAGCCAGGTCAGAAGAATGTAGTTTCATATTACAGTGTCTGAACTGGAAAGGTTAGGTCTGAAAACACCATGTACTcaatcttttttcttcatatactcactgctttgttttgctaTCACAGACAAAATCCAATTTAGTAAGTACTATATTAACTTAGTTTGCAGATAAATATTCATCTCTGCTTTATTCATCTCACTTCATTGAACCAGTCTAATTTTTATGATGTTTTAATACAGGtatttttgttccttctgtTATTCACTTCTGTAATTTTAAGACATAAATAGAAGAATATTGTTTAAGTGATGCCTCATAAGTTTTCATTGGTCTCAACAAAAGAATTAATTCATGCAGATAAAGTGTGTTATTGGACATTAAAACAATATTAAAGCTCAAAATCACTTTGAAAAGACATTCCACGTATATATTTTGTTAATAATTAATATCTTATTTAATACATATCAAAGCAGGAAACACTGTGTGATCATGTGCTCTGACCTGCAGTGTATCACAGATCGTAGAATTTCACCCAGAAGTTGACTTAGCAAGATTTTTCTCTAATGAAAGTACTTTAGTAATGGCTCCTTGTCTTCTAAATTTCAACTTTAGGTATGTATTCTTTTCAAAGTACACATCTTTCATATTGTTATATCCATCAGCAACTTCATCTTTACCTTAAATGTGTCCAATTTAAGGCAAGGCAGAATGAAGGTGatttaaaaatgacaaatgaTGAATAGGGATGGCATATAAAGAATAAAGCACTTTTGATGCTCTTACACTCTTCTGTACTGTTTTATGTTGGATGAGAACAAAGGTGGATTTAATATTCCCTTTACAGCTTCTAGGCTTTTGGGCCAACTGAGGATTTGGGGAAGCGGTGCAAAAAAGCAGCCCCAGTGACTGCTTTTAACCCTTACAGCATCAGAGCACTGCAGAGTCCAGAgtgctctggagagcagcaagcCCTTCTGTGTTCCCTCACCTCCCCAGCACCGTCATCCCCTCTGTCTACTCTTCAATATAGTGTGTAGAAAGATACAGGGTGTAGAAAGATACCTTTACTTAATCAGTGCAATGCTGTCAGGGAGATCTCCTCattatagtatttttttttctggtggaaGAATCTACAGGATTTAAACTGCTATGGAAGAGCTACTATTTGTTCCAAAGCAGGCTagatgttttgttttcctggagttcaaaaattatttaggttTGTATTTCAGATGTTGATGGTGgctttgggaggtttttttttttgtaagtgttGAGTTTGCTAAGACCATCTCTACCGACTCTTTAATATGGATTGCAACTTGTCCAGTGTCTTCATTTTTCTAGTTGCATCTTAATTTTGTGAACCTGAGAACAGAGATAAGCGTCTTCACATTCTACATGGCTTCTGTATGCCTGCGTTACTTGTAATAACCACTGGGTGTCGTGAGTCTCTTTGGATTACAGGACATCGAGAAGGACAAATTTAGTCCAATCAAGGACTGCctatggacttttttttttttccgggtGAAAAGGCCTTTGTCTAATTTACATAGGATTACAATAAGGAGTCCCAAAtcttactttaaaataatgttatttgTTTAGGTAAATgtgtgatttttggggctgtcctgtgcagggactgtagttggactttgatgatccttgtggtcTCCTTCCAACTCACAatattctgtgagtctgtgattctTTATTTATGTACCAAGGGCAACTAATACGAGATAGGAATACTACAAACAACAGCCTAATTGTCTACATGTTTTATTCCCATTACCATTTAGTCATTCAACTGAATGACACCTTGTTTGGCAGGAAAACACTAAGATGTCAGTAGGTAATTAAAGAAATCCTGATATCATAAATGTATAACATAGCAGAACTAAGGATGAATTGGGGATCTCAAATTggtattttcctaatttttggGAACTATTTTTCATGGCTGTGTTTGAGATTATGATTTTGGTAAATATTTTGGCCtattattttcatcattttttttgCAAGCAAATGAAAAGGCACAAATTTGTAACATATGTAAGGATAAAAAATGGACTTCATGCAGAAGAGAACTTGAATGTTGAACCTTCGGTACAGACCTGTGCTGCAGGGGATTAAAGACCAACCATATTAGTTGCACACAGAAGGATTACATTTCCCACAGACTAGTCAGTAGGAGATCATATGATGTGGTAACAGTGATACAGCCGTGTGCTGTGCCTCACAGTATGGATAGATGAGCCAGGCACATAGGCTGCACAGAGGCTTTCCGAGAAGCTCAGATGCCACTGTGACTCAGTTGCTTTCCCTGTGGGCTTGTTATGTTAGATGCCTGAGCTAATCTGGTGTGTGGGGGTTCTCTTAGTAGTGGTTGAAGCTTTGCCTAACAGTATGATTGTGAAACGTTCAGAATTACTAGAATCATCTGAAAGACAAATATAGAACTGTCTCTTGGTTTGCAGGGCAAAGTATGTTACCCTATTACAGGGAACAGTAGCGGGATATATTTTACCTTTGACTTAGAAACCTGCACTGCACTGACTAGCACAGCAAAACTCTGAACAGTTTGTGTCCAGTGCCAGAGGAATTGTGAGGGCTTATAGGAGCAGATCACAAAAAATCTGCTAAGTGCTGATTTTTACAGTGGCCTGTGTATAATGTAGCCAAatctaaacacatttttatgaCACTAGAAAAAGGTGGTGCCTTGGTGGTAGTACTTCACAGATCTTCAGACCAACCTTTTAAACTTGGTGGGTTTAGTAGATCTTCTGAAGAACTTTTGTTAGGAGGATGTCAGTATcaattaaaatgtgcttttgttCTGGAGTCATTTATGGACCCTGCTGAGGTCCCTAATTACTGTTTGCAAGCTATGGTTAgggagaaattaaaaaccagTTTTTATTTGAAGTTATATAGCAGAATGGACAGAAATATATATTGGATTTCTAATCTACATGTAAGGCTGATTTCTGTTGTGCTGAATTCATGAGGAGCTACTGAGGGCACATCGGTCTTGAAAATGGGACCTCTTGTTTGTATGTCTTTAGGAAAATAACAGAGTTTCTATGAAATGTTCTGACAGTAATTGTCTTTAAGATTGTATTGACTTAATACAAGGGAAACCTTTAAGGAATATGTGTCAATATCTCCGGAAAGCTCACTGAAAAATTACGTCATTTACTTGTGAATACAGTGTTAATCAGTACAGTACagaattaaaaagtaataaaatatgtataaattGTGGTGACATTTCTAATTGAAATACAGTCATTGGCTTTATTGAAAACTTTTGAAATGCTGGACTTTCCTGGAATGTAGAAATACTCttcttcttttattaaaattaatatagcCCTCTAAATTTCCAACCTTCCAGAACAATTTTATGTTTATCAGGTTTCTCAAGTGTGATTGTTATAGTGGTCAGATAAAATGGAGGATTGCATAGTGGGAATAGGAATGCctgaaaaatgtgtatttctgatcccaaaataatttatgtaattGGATTTGTGATACCCTCCTGtaatattgtttttctttgtagcACTGCTGTATAGAGAGAAATAGCATTGATATTGAGTGCTTGTATGTTCCTGCAGACCAGAGAAAGAAACCTGTAGTGGAATATCAGAAATGACAGGCATACCCAGGCTGTCACAATCTTGTCCAGCTCTGCTATGCCAACAAACAAACAGTTTCAATAGGGCAAACACAAAATGTACTAAGGACAGTTGAATATTTACCAGATGCTATGGCATTTAAGGCTCCAAGACTAGCTCTGTGTAGATGTAAGACTGAATTAGATTCCTTCCGTTTTGCCAAGGGCAGGAAAAATCATATCTCGTCAGGGAAggcagtttttctcttttttaaggAAATTCTCCACATGATGGCAGTAAAAAACCTCTGTAATTCAGAGGTGGTTTG
This portion of the Vidua chalybeata isolate OUT-0048 chromosome 6, bVidCha1 merged haplotype, whole genome shotgun sequence genome encodes:
- the CIPC gene encoding CLOCK-interacting pacemaker isoform X1 — encoded protein: MKSFNHRFSMAAAESDKDSGYSDGSSECPSAMEQTDSEDVLNALCWNAEDGSWQCPRTTSSSFPALSPMVVMKNVLVKQVAVLYPYSISILPTEPKKHCVRGSSSQLQSWTVQPSFEVIPAQPQLVFLRPSIPPPINPHPVGKKRNDSTNYLPILNSYPKIAPQPCKRDHSFDLEECQETTSHKRLCTEAPKVETSPGLMSTGLPTSSFSHLPVSFKTPQDSSQQSSSALVTSGKLSTLPGFHHVSSDAQKVPGLTPLLPFGTLQATKRTLHESESASQTTMPSAAWSPPLIPEEVCTTPELLLQQQSKCRRFQNTLVVLRRSGLLEITLKTKELIHQNQVTQAELDQLKHQTQLFIEAIKNNAPQSWAELEASLTGSDKADSNLEDPTYPNM
- the CIPC gene encoding CLOCK-interacting pacemaker isoform X2; its protein translation is MKSFNHRFSMAAAESDKDSGYSDGSSECPSAMEQTDSEDVLNALCWNAEDGSWQCPRTTSSSFPALSPMVVMKNVLVKQGSSSQLQSWTVQPSFEVIPAQPQLVFLRPSIPPPINPHPVGKKRNDSTNYLPILNSYPKIAPQPCKRDHSFDLEECQETTSHKRLCTEAPKVETSPGLMSTGLPTSSFSHLPVSFKTPQDSSQQSSSALVTSGKLSTLPGFHHVSSDAQKVPGLTPLLPFGTLQATKRTLHESESASQTTMPSAAWSPPLIPEEVCTTPELLLQQQSKCRRFQNTLVVLRRSGLLEITLKTKELIHQNQVTQAELDQLKHQTQLFIEAIKNNAPQSWAELEASLTGSDKADSNLEDPTYPNM